From Bacillus sp. FSL K6-3431, the proteins below share one genomic window:
- a CDS encoding YolD-like family protein produces the protein MTIKDRGNKKWAGLMLPEHVAMLKEMNNDYYKTGKPSLDEYQLYEIDEKIHTALEFHLPIKFKLWFDGFFEEIEGRIERLDEINKLVWIRDRMNDLHKIKYDSITNLDFITD, from the coding sequence ATGACCATTAAAGATCGTGGAAATAAGAAATGGGCGGGTTTGATGTTGCCTGAGCACGTGGCCATGTTGAAAGAAATGAATAACGACTATTATAAAACGGGTAAGCCTTCACTTGATGAATATCAGCTATATGAGATAGACGAAAAGATTCACACAGCGTTAGAATTTCATTTACCTATAAAATTTAAACTTTGGTTTGATGGCTTTTTCGAAGAGATAGAAGGTAGGATCGAAAGGCTTGATGAGATAAATAAATTAGTGTGGATCAGGGACAGGATGAATGATTTACACAAGATAAAATATGATAGTATAACTAATCTAGATTTTATAACGGATTAA
- a CDS encoding DsbA family protein gives MKRKSSGFKIVVILTIIILGLMTALVVINNMNSESNNETSSGKLPPTKGQPILGEVNAPVTVVEFGDFKCPACKAWGERVFPELVKDYVDTGKVKFSYVNVLFHGEESELGSLAAESVFKSSPDAYWDFHKGLFKEQPSENHDALWITQEKILEVASNSPSIDVEKLKMDIEEQSAIEEVDKDVELVKEFSIQQTPTIMVNGTKLEDPFDYEKIKSLIEKELEGGNK, from the coding sequence ATGAAAAGGAAGAGTTCGGGATTTAAAATCGTAGTTATACTTACAATTATTATTTTGGGGCTTATGACAGCATTGGTTGTAATAAATAACATGAACTCAGAATCAAATAATGAAACTAGTTCTGGCAAGTTACCACCTACTAAAGGACAACCGATTTTAGGAGAAGTCAATGCTCCTGTAACTGTTGTAGAGTTTGGTGATTTTAAATGTCCAGCATGTAAAGCATGGGGAGAAAGAGTGTTCCCAGAGTTGGTTAAAGATTATGTCGACACTGGAAAAGTTAAATTTTCTTATGTAAATGTATTATTTCATGGGGAAGAATCAGAATTAGGTTCATTAGCAGCAGAATCCGTATTTAAAAGTTCACCTGATGCCTATTGGGATTTTCATAAAGGGCTTTTTAAAGAGCAACCTAGCGAAAACCATGATGCATTATGGATTACACAAGAGAAAATTCTCGAAGTAGCTAGTAATTCCCCAAGTATTGATGTAGAAAAATTAAAAATGGATATTGAGGAACAATCAGCGATAGAAGAAGTAGATAAGGATGTAGAATTAGTTAAAGAGTTTAGTATACAACAGACTCCAACAATAATGGTTAATGGTACTAAGCTTGAAGACCCTTTTGATTATGAAAAAATTAAAAGTCTTATTGAGAAAGAATTAGAGGGTGGTAATAAGTAA
- a CDS encoding ArsR/SmtB family transcription factor, producing the protein MKSKNLDTKVKLVHGFSNKTRLQILESIKDHEKTVSQIVEEINGNQSNISQHLACLKGCGIIVGRNEGKYCYYSLRNQHIRDLLTMFDVVLEDVQNDVACCDSHIE; encoded by the coding sequence ATGAAAAGTAAAAATCTTGACACAAAAGTAAAGCTGGTCCATGGATTTTCTAATAAAACAAGGCTTCAAATTCTCGAAAGCATAAAAGACCATGAAAAAACTGTATCTCAAATTGTAGAAGAGATTAATGGGAACCAATCAAATATTTCACAACATCTTGCGTGTTTAAAGGGATGTGGAATTATTGTTGGAAGAAATGAAGGAAAATACTGTTATTACAGCTTACGAAACCAACATATACGTGATTTGTTAACGATGTTCGACGTAGTTCTTGAAGATGTTCAAAATGATGTTGCATGTTGCGACAGTCATATAGAGTAG
- a CDS encoding copper resistance CopC family protein, giving the protein MTKKVSILFLILFAFIANHQAKAHTSLQESTPKDGEVVTEPIQELSLIFGTKVEQTSKINVVNKDGESITLGNFVIEDDEMWTTFLQP; this is encoded by the coding sequence ATGACCAAAAAAGTCTCAATATTATTTCTAATTTTGTTCGCTTTTATAGCAAATCATCAAGCAAAAGCACACACTTCGCTTCAAGAATCAACACCAAAAGATGGTGAAGTTGTAACAGAACCTATACAAGAATTAAGTTTAATTTTTGGAACAAAAGTTGAACAAACAAGTAAGATTAATGTTGTAAATAAAGATGGAGAATCTATTACACTAGGAAACTTTGTAATAGAAGATGATGAAATGTGGACAACTTTCCTTCAACCCTAG
- a CDS encoding VOC family protein: MSFIIKAIHHIQLAAPKGSEDTARSFFRDVLGFNEMEKPEELKKRGGVWFGFGDYQLHIGIEEPFSPAKKAHPAFEVENIEELKKHLITNGVIPTEDDKFTGAKRLYISDPFGNRMEFLEWLKE, encoded by the coding sequence GTGTCTTTTATTATTAAAGCAATTCACCATATTCAACTGGCTGCTCCTAAAGGTAGTGAAGATACTGCAAGAAGCTTTTTCCGGGATGTTTTAGGTTTTAATGAAATGGAAAAACCAGAAGAATTAAAGAAACGTGGTGGAGTATGGTTTGGGTTTGGGGATTATCAATTACATATAGGAATAGAAGAACCGTTTTCTCCAGCCAAAAAGGCGCATCCTGCATTTGAAGTAGAAAATATAGAGGAATTAAAAAAACATTTGATAACAAATGGCGTTATTCCTACTGAAGACGATAAATTTACTGGAGCTAAAAGATTATATATTTCAGACCCATTTGGTAATCGTATGGAATTTTTAGAGTGGCTTAAAGAATAA
- a CDS encoding DUF5412 family protein: MSRILLLHTKKYRQWYSIQFLEDNKKEFNDKTIYWLNPSEDEISIEWKGNDSIVINGTTINITDEDTYFNWKKDDSL, from the coding sequence ATTAGCAGGATTTTATTATTACATACAAAAAAATATAGACAATGGTATTCTATCCAATTTTTAGAAGATAATAAGAAAGAATTTAATGATAAGACTATATATTGGTTAAACCCTTCGGAAGATGAGATATCAATAGAATGGAAAGGTAATGATTCTATAGTCATCAATGGAACAACAATTAATATTACAGATGAAGATACCTACTTTAATTGGAAAAAAGATGATAGTCTTTGA
- a CDS encoding heavy metal translocating P-type ATPase, with protein MADKCCSTNNNTEETKKQVSSCCSSNKDKLGSSSSVTDFIKKENSCCSSESTNEEEKEVEKTSCCSSSNSSENKQEASSSCCSKTIKENGDMEKSSCCSSNEQDIKKSIPDSNISGEKKEFRVHGMDCPACAKTIEKGLNSLKDIQEVKVNYSTAKMQVIANNPSAFNPIETEIKKLGYSVEQLNQNKNIKTYDIEGMDCGSCAKSIENHFSSHPSVKNISVNFSTGKMKIEHSNSIEDIISEVSKIGYKASLQSKNKSTQTHKNKNDNGLIIVSGVIIALGFIGSFTGISTLMYTLLYAIAMVISGYKPVKSAYYAIKSRSLDMNVLMSAAAIGAALIGEWLEGATVVWLFAIGNFLQTKSIERTRDSIRNLMDLAPPEAWVKVDSEVIKKPVEEISVGEIIIVKPGDKIPLDGEIIQGESSVNQAPITGESIPVDKEIGDTVYAGTINENGSLEIKVTKLVEDTTISKIIHLVEEAQEQKAPTEAFVDKFASIYTPIVFILALAIIILPPLIGIGTWGDWFYKGLELLVVACPCALVISTPVAIVSAIGNAAKNGVLIKGGTFLEIAGSINAIAFDKTGTLTEGKPKVSEFKALNTTEEELFSIALTLEDYSTHPIAKAIVEYSNEKGIQPKNGELFKSIVGKGVQATIEGDIFYAGNLKLFEEIKVSLDDVKKRVQDIQNKGKTVVIIGTQHQIIGLIAVSDTIRETTSSALEALKQSGVKQTVMLTGDNEGTAKMIASEANVSRYFAELLPEDKVDAIKKLQNEGYKVAMVGDGINDAPALATADLGIAMGGAGTDTAMETADIVLMADNLDKLPHTMKLSRKALTIIKQNIWFSIIIKIIALTLIFPGWLTLWMAVLSDTGAALIVILNSIRLLKFKK; from the coding sequence ATGGCTGATAAATGTTGTAGTACCAATAACAACACCGAAGAAACTAAAAAACAAGTATCAAGTTGTTGTTCAAGCAACAAAGATAAACTTGGTAGTTCTTCTTCAGTAACTGATTTTATAAAAAAAGAAAATAGTTGTTGCAGTAGTGAATCAACAAATGAAGAAGAGAAAGAAGTTGAAAAAACAAGCTGTTGCAGTAGCTCTAATTCAAGCGAAAATAAACAAGAAGCTAGCAGCAGTTGTTGTAGCAAAACGATTAAAGAAAATGGAGATATGGAAAAGTCTAGTTGCTGTAGTAGCAATGAACAAGATATAAAGAAATCAATTCCTGACTCCAATATTTCTGGTGAAAAGAAAGAATTTAGGGTTCACGGTATGGATTGTCCTGCTTGTGCTAAAACAATCGAAAAAGGATTAAACTCTTTAAAAGATATTCAAGAGGTAAAGGTCAATTACAGCACAGCTAAAATGCAGGTAATTGCAAATAACCCTTCTGCTTTTAATCCGATTGAAACTGAAATAAAAAAACTTGGATACTCAGTAGAGCAATTAAATCAAAATAAAAACATTAAAACGTACGATATTGAAGGAATGGACTGTGGCAGTTGTGCTAAAAGCATTGAAAATCATTTTAGTTCCCATCCATCCGTTAAAAACATCAGTGTTAATTTCTCTACAGGGAAAATGAAAATAGAGCATTCCAATAGTATTGAAGATATTATATCTGAGGTTTCTAAAATCGGTTATAAAGCTTCATTACAATCAAAAAATAAATCGACACAGACTCACAAAAATAAAAACGATAATGGATTAATTATCGTTTCTGGTGTAATAATTGCTCTTGGTTTTATTGGTTCTTTCACTGGAATTTCTACCTTGATGTACACATTGCTATATGCAATAGCGATGGTAATAAGTGGTTATAAACCTGTTAAGAGTGCTTATTATGCAATCAAAAGTCGTTCACTTGATATGAATGTTCTAATGTCTGCTGCTGCTATTGGAGCTGCACTTATAGGGGAATGGCTTGAAGGTGCTACCGTGGTTTGGCTATTTGCTATTGGTAATTTCCTACAAACTAAATCTATTGAAAGAACAAGGGATTCTATCCGCAACCTTATGGACTTAGCCCCTCCAGAAGCTTGGGTTAAAGTAGATTCTGAGGTTATTAAGAAGCCTGTTGAAGAAATATCTGTTGGTGAGATCATTATAGTTAAACCAGGAGATAAAATTCCACTAGACGGAGAAATTATTCAAGGAGAATCGAGCGTCAATCAGGCTCCTATTACAGGAGAATCTATTCCTGTAGATAAGGAAATTGGTGACACAGTTTACGCCGGTACTATAAATGAAAATGGGTCCCTTGAGATAAAGGTTACGAAATTAGTTGAAGATACAACCATATCAAAAATCATCCATTTGGTTGAAGAAGCACAAGAGCAAAAAGCACCAACAGAAGCTTTTGTAGATAAGTTTGCTAGTATTTATACACCAATAGTATTTATTCTAGCTTTAGCAATTATAATTTTGCCTCCACTAATTGGAATCGGCACTTGGGGAGATTGGTTTTATAAGGGTCTAGAACTATTAGTTGTAGCTTGTCCTTGTGCATTGGTAATTTCTACTCCTGTTGCAATAGTATCTGCCATAGGGAATGCTGCTAAGAACGGAGTCTTAATTAAAGGTGGAACTTTCTTAGAAATTGCAGGATCCATCAATGCAATTGCATTTGATAAAACAGGTACTCTGACTGAGGGGAAACCTAAAGTCTCAGAATTCAAGGCATTAAACACAACAGAAGAAGAATTGTTTTCAATAGCCTTAACACTAGAAGATTACTCAACACATCCTATAGCAAAAGCGATTGTTGAATATTCCAATGAAAAAGGAATTCAACCTAAAAATGGTGAGTTATTCAAAAGTATTGTTGGAAAAGGTGTTCAAGCCACAATTGAAGGAGACATCTTTTACGCAGGTAACCTTAAGTTGTTTGAAGAAATTAAAGTATCGTTAGATGATGTAAAGAAACGTGTTCAAGATATACAGAACAAAGGGAAAACTGTAGTTATTATAGGGACACAACATCAAATTATTGGTTTAATTGCAGTTTCTGATACAATACGTGAAACAACTTCTTCAGCTCTAGAAGCATTAAAACAAAGTGGAGTTAAACAAACTGTAATGTTGACTGGAGATAATGAAGGAACTGCTAAGATGATTGCATCAGAAGCGAATGTTAGTCGCTATTTCGCAGAATTACTGCCAGAGGATAAAGTAGATGCCATAAAGAAACTTCAAAATGAAGGATATAAGGTGGCAATGGTAGGAGACGGTATTAATGATGCTCCGGCACTTGCAACTGCTGATTTAGGGATAGCTATGGGTGGTGCAGGAACTGACACTGCAATGGAGACAGCAGATATTGTTTTAATGGCAGATAATCTTGACAAACTTCCTCATACAATGAAATTAAGCAGAAAAGCCTTAACTATTATCAAACAAAATATTTGGTTCTCAATAATTATTAAAATCATTGCATTAACCTTAATCTTTCCTGGTTGGCTCACTCTCTGGATGGCTGTATTAAGTGATACAGGTGCTGCCCTAATTGTTATTTTAAATTCAATAAGATTATTAAAATTTAAGAAGTAG
- a CDS encoding copper resistance D family protein: MQLMGIFSEPLLYLCFSVIIGSFLLRIVPTTSRPEFNVPKGILMVATAGIAIFSFVPVLQVILYLYEDIGFAQTFKSVLFTFEVGKAWIFTYLVSNLLFIYIVWFDYRKKPQYAYIGMVITLMLIFALGWSSHASSIEQWKGFLAHTMHFLAVTIWVGILFVVSWSSRNYLNWQNFLRWFTPVAIICFTITVLSGLYLMTIVVDYKDYANSWMLPHGQALLIKHLLIIPLMVYAFINSFLIRRELKKNTNFNPIRWTKVESLVVFLIFSATAVLGQQEPPHDIKTTLASSGVSKLFDLFYQGNITRDSVIVLGLELNSVMLLVSAISFLGLTIVSYIKRAPILLGFSMSVLFVVATYLSLMVSIQ, translated from the coding sequence ATGCAGTTAATGGGAATCTTCAGTGAGCCATTATTATACCTTTGTTTCTCTGTCATAATCGGAAGTTTTCTTCTGCGAATTGTACCAACTACTTCAAGACCAGAATTTAACGTTCCTAAAGGTATTCTAATGGTCGCAACAGCCGGTATTGCAATATTTTCATTTGTACCTGTTTTACAAGTGATTTTATATCTATACGAAGATATTGGATTTGCACAAACCTTTAAATCGGTTCTTTTTACTTTTGAAGTAGGGAAAGCGTGGATATTTACTTATCTTGTTTCAAATCTATTATTTATTTACATTGTTTGGTTTGATTATCGAAAGAAGCCACAATATGCATACATAGGAATGGTCATTACTCTCATGTTAATTTTTGCATTAGGTTGGTCTAGCCATGCATCTTCAATAGAGCAATGGAAAGGATTCCTTGCACACACTATGCATTTTCTTGCCGTTACGATTTGGGTAGGAATACTATTTGTAGTTAGTTGGTCTTCAAGAAATTATTTAAATTGGCAAAACTTCTTAAGGTGGTTTACGCCTGTAGCAATAATTTGTTTCACGATAACTGTGTTATCCGGACTCTATTTAATGACTATAGTAGTCGATTATAAAGATTATGCAAATTCTTGGATGCTTCCTCATGGACAAGCACTTTTAATAAAGCATCTGCTCATTATACCTTTAATGGTATATGCTTTTATCAATAGTTTTTTGATTAGAAGAGAACTTAAAAAGAATACTAATTTTAATCCAATTCGTTGGACGAAAGTTGAAAGTTTAGTAGTTTTTCTTATTTTTTCTGCAACGGCTGTATTAGGGCAACAAGAACCGCCACATGATATTAAAACAACTTTAGCATCTTCGGGAGTATCTAAATTGTTTGACCTATTTTACCAAGGAAACATAACACGCGATTCAGTAATAGTTCTTGGTCTTGAATTAAACAGTGTAATGCTATTGGTATCAGCCATATCATTCTTAGGATTAACAATAGTTTCTTATATAAAGAGAGCACCTATCCTATTAGGTTTCTCAATGAGTGTATTATTTGTGGTTGCTACTTACTTGTCATTAATGGTAAGCATCCAATAA
- a CDS encoding recombinase family protein → MGKIFGYARVSTQDQNLELQMDALKKAGAVVIYKEKMTGTKKERLELVQLLKAISEGDTVVVYKLDRISRSTKHLIELAETFEERKVNFVSISDKIDTSTAMGRFFFRTMASIAELERDIISERTKAGLQSARIRGRNGGRPIKDPKLVERALKLHASKEYSIKEISDMTGVSKSVLYRAIDRI, encoded by the coding sequence ATGGGGAAAATTTTTGGATATGCCCGAGTTTCTACTCAAGATCAAAATTTAGAATTACAAATGGATGCCTTAAAAAAAGCTGGTGCAGTTGTTATCTACAAAGAAAAAATGACAGGAACAAAAAAAGAGCGTTTAGAATTAGTGCAACTCTTAAAAGCAATAAGTGAAGGAGATACAGTGGTTGTCTATAAACTAGATCGTATCTCAAGATCTACCAAGCACTTAATTGAATTAGCAGAAACCTTTGAGGAAAGAAAAGTGAATTTTGTTTCTATAAGTGACAAGATTGATACATCAACTGCAATGGGTCGTTTTTTCTTCCGTACCATGGCAAGTATTGCTGAACTAGAACGTGATATCATCAGTGAACGCACGAAAGCAGGCTTACAATCAGCAAGAATTAGAGGTAGAAATGGCGGTAGACCAATTAAGGATCCAAAATTAGTAGAAAGAGCATTAAAACTACATGCTTCTAAGGAGTACAGTATAAAAGAAATTTCTGATATGACCGGTGTTAGTAAATCCGTGTTGTATCGAGCTATAGATCGTATATAG
- a CDS encoding AbrB/MazE/SpoVT family DNA-binding domain-containing protein produces MSVNDMPKEKLFVRKIHQQGNSLSVGIPAEIVEDLKIKKGQEFEAVYVEGSDEIIFRKKKEKRLPDGIDLEFLDILGGVLDDYDEAIKNLKDR; encoded by the coding sequence ATGAGTGTGAATGATATGCCGAAGGAAAAACTTTTTGTAAGGAAGATACATCAGCAAGGAAATAGCTTATCTGTTGGAATTCCCGCAGAAATTGTAGAGGATCTAAAAATCAAAAAAGGACAGGAATTTGAAGCGGTATATGTGGAAGGTTCGGATGAAATCATATTCAGAAAGAAAAAAGAAAAACGTTTACCTGACGGAATTGACTTAGAATTCCTAGATATTCTCGGAGGGGTATTAGATGACTATGACGAAGCGATTAAAAATCTGAAGGACCGTTAA
- a CDS encoding sigma-70 family RNA polymerase sigma factor, whose amino-acid sequence MLENKGLEMDPNFYSKEETVEWLMNEHGKKIVRLAFTYLKQEQLAEDVAQEVFIKCYQKLDTFRKESSYQTWLYSITVNLCKDRLRSWNFRNIVINNFLSNNMISKKTPESDLMESEFRRELSQCVLELPVKYREVIILFYYEELTYHQITQLLGISNQTIKSRLYRGRNLLRKKLEGGSSND is encoded by the coding sequence ATGTTAGAAAATAAGGGGTTAGAAATGGATCCAAATTTTTATTCGAAAGAAGAAACCGTTGAATGGTTGATGAATGAGCACGGAAAAAAGATTGTCAGACTTGCATTTACATATTTAAAACAGGAGCAGCTTGCTGAGGATGTTGCACAGGAGGTTTTCATTAAGTGTTATCAAAAGTTAGATACCTTCCGAAAAGAATCATCTTATCAAACTTGGCTGTACTCTATTACAGTAAATTTATGTAAGGACAGATTGAGAAGTTGGAACTTTAGGAATATCGTTATTAATAATTTCCTCTCCAATAATATGATCAGTAAAAAAACACCAGAGTCGGATTTAATGGAAAGTGAGTTTAGAAGAGAACTTTCACAGTGTGTATTAGAATTACCAGTTAAGTACCGTGAAGTTATCATTCTATTCTATTATGAAGAATTAACTTATCACCAAATAACTCAGCTATTAGGGATCAGTAATCAAACAATTAAATCTAGGTTGTATAGGGGAAGGAATCTTTTGAGAAAAAAGTTAGAAGGAGGTAGTAGCAATGACTGA
- a CDS encoding disulfide oxidoreductase yields the protein MQETGKGLNKQIYLYIAWLVSTVATLGSLYFSEIRGFIPCELCWYQRILMYPLALILGICTFQNDSSGKKFVLPMAIIGWFISLYHYLIQKVPGFAEIKPCVNGVPCNAQYINWLGFVTIPILALTAFTIIIVCMVFVKRHK from the coding sequence ATGCAAGAAACAGGTAAAGGGTTGAATAAACAAATTTATCTCTATATAGCATGGCTCGTTTCCACTGTAGCTACACTTGGGAGTTTATATTTTAGTGAAATACGTGGATTTATCCCATGTGAACTATGTTGGTATCAACGTATTTTAATGTATCCATTAGCCCTAATACTGGGAATTTGCACATTCCAAAATGACTCTTCTGGTAAGAAATTTGTATTACCAATGGCTATTATTGGGTGGTTCATTTCTTTATACCACTATTTGATACAGAAAGTCCCTGGTTTTGCTGAAATAAAGCCCTGTGTTAATGGAGTACCATGTAATGCCCAATATATAAATTGGCTGGGCTTTGTTACTATCCCAATTTTAGCTTTAACAGCCTTTACTATTATTATCGTGTGTATGGTTTTTGTAAAAAGACATAAGTAA
- a CDS encoding copper resistance CopC family protein, with protein sequence MDNFPSTLENGNYDVEWSIIGADGHPIEGTFSFSVDVPVEEESDKNLTETEEEDPKQEEDNQESSTEPLKQEVEHSNLPSYVIPSITGVLFVIVAGSVFWLMRRKK encoded by the coding sequence GTGGACAACTTTCCTTCAACCCTAGAGAATGGGAACTATGACGTTGAATGGTCTATCATTGGTGCAGATGGACATCCCATAGAAGGTACTTTTTCTTTTTCGGTAGATGTGCCTGTTGAAGAAGAATCTGATAAAAATTTGACTGAAACTGAAGAAGAGGACCCAAAACAAGAAGAAGATAACCAAGAAAGTTCTACTGAACCATTAAAACAGGAAGTTGAACATAGTAACTTGCCTTCTTATGTGATTCCCTCCATTACTGGTGTTTTATTTGTAATAGTTGCTGGAAGTGTCTTTTGGCTAATGAGGAGGAAGAAATAA
- a CDS encoding type II toxin-antitoxin system death-on-curing family toxin gives MSAQYLTGKQILAIHYTTMNRHNDLEQAGIKYQDRFESMLERPKSDYFGVELYPTVLEKGCCYYHSIAKDHIFHNGNKRTALVTFITYLRLNGMSLTFDNDEVENFTVYLAEDDKFKTNDCINHLVKELKPYIIQ, from the coding sequence GTGTCAGCACAATATCTAACAGGAAAACAAATACTAGCCATTCATTACACCACCATGAACAGGCATAATGATTTAGAACAAGCAGGTATTAAATATCAAGATAGATTTGAGTCTATGTTAGAGAGGCCTAAATCAGATTACTTTGGGGTAGAGTTATATCCTACAGTTTTAGAAAAAGGCTGCTGCTATTACCATTCAATAGCAAAAGACCATATTTTTCATAATGGAAACAAAAGAACAGCGCTTGTTACGTTTATTACGTATCTCCGTTTAAATGGAATGAGTTTAACATTCGATAATGATGAGGTTGAAAATTTCACGGTATACCTAGCCGAAGATGATAAGTTTAAAACGAATGATTGTATTAATCATTTGGTTAAAGAGCTAAAGCCTTATATCATCCAATAA
- a CDS encoding flavin-containing monooxygenase has product MNYDVVIIGAGQAGLSMGYYLKQTDLSFLILDKSEGIGEVWKNRYDSLKLFTPRSYSCLPGLKLAGNQSVYPTKDEIAEYLSLYAEMFRLPLKIKTIVRNLYKDEGRFRIITDKGELIAKNVVIATGPFQNPFIPEFANKLSDNVLQLHSSQYKNPKQLREGPVLVVGGGNSGAQIAVELSKERETYLSVSHKIKYLSQDIMNKSIFWWFDQLGIYTASVNTKVGQYIKKQHDPIFGFELRSLIKYGKVILKPRTISIHNDNITFEDNSEVQVKNVIWSTGFVSDYSWIDIAEVFDEKGLPIHHRGITLMDGLYFLGLPWQYNRGSALLHGVGKDAEYLINYIKANS; this is encoded by the coding sequence ATGAATTATGATGTAGTTATAATTGGCGCAGGACAAGCTGGGCTTTCGATGGGATATTACTTGAAGCAGACTGATTTATCCTTTTTAATTCTTGATAAAAGTGAAGGGATTGGAGAGGTTTGGAAAAATAGATATGATTCTCTTAAATTATTTACTCCACGTTCTTACAGTTGCCTACCTGGACTAAAGTTAGCTGGTAATCAGAGCGTTTACCCCACAAAAGATGAAATAGCCGAGTATTTATCTTTATACGCTGAAATGTTTAGACTTCCCTTAAAGATAAAAACTATAGTTCGAAATTTATATAAAGATGAGGGTAGATTTCGAATCATAACAGATAAAGGTGAACTTATAGCTAAAAATGTAGTTATAGCAACAGGACCGTTTCAGAATCCATTTATTCCAGAGTTTGCAAATAAACTTTCTGATAATGTTTTACAACTTCATTCATCTCAATATAAGAACCCAAAACAACTAAGAGAAGGTCCTGTATTAGTAGTTGGTGGAGGTAATTCCGGAGCACAAATTGCTGTTGAATTGTCTAAAGAAAGAGAAACATATTTATCTGTTAGTCATAAAATCAAGTATTTATCACAAGATATAATGAATAAAAGCATCTTCTGGTGGTTCGATCAATTAGGAATATATACAGCAAGTGTGAATACTAAAGTAGGTCAGTACATAAAAAAACAACACGACCCGATTTTTGGATTTGAGCTTAGATCCCTAATAAAGTATGGAAAAGTAATATTAAAGCCACGTACAATATCAATACATAATGACAATATTACTTTTGAAGATAATAGTGAAGTACAGGTTAAAAACGTAATTTGGTCAACAGGATTTGTTTCTGATTATAGTTGGATAGACATAGCCGAAGTATTTGATGAAAAGGGTCTACCAATTCACCATAGAGGTATTACATTAATGGACGGTTTATATTTTTTAGGTTTACCGTGGCAGTATAATAGAGGTTCTGCGCTCCTTCATGGAGTTGGAAAGGATGCGGAGTATTTGATTAATTATATCAAGGCTAATAGTTGA